The Solanum pennellii chromosome 7, SPENNV200 DNA segment GACTTTGGAAAGTACTGAGGGGAAAGTTTACCGttcttgtttttgatttctGGCACGTTACAAGGAACTGATTCTTGGAGCATTTTCACCACTCTGTGCATTGAGGGGCGATTAGCTGGAGTATGGTTAAGACAGCGTAGACCAACATCAAGAACCTTGCATATATGTTCTTTGAAGCTGGAGTTTAGATTTGGGTCGAGCAACTGATCAACTCCTTTCTCGTTCAACGTTGTGTGTACCCAAGTAGCTAGATCTTTCTCTCCGAATTCTGGACTGACTGGTCTTTTGCCTGTCACCAGCTCCAAAATGACCACTCCAAAGCTATATATGTCACTTTTTTCATTCACATGAAGAGTATATGCATACTCtgcaaacaatgaatttaactTATGTTAGTTTTTGTtactttaaaatgaaattgcAATATTTCCGAAAAATATAAGCTAGATGTGCCAATATATCGATAGAAATGACTAAAGCCAGTGATACAGTTTAGACAAAGCAATACCTGGAGCAATGTAACCACAGGAACCAGCAATTACAGACATGGATTCGACGCCACCTTTGCTACCTGCTTTAACAATTTTTGCCAcaccaaaatctgaaattttggcTCCAAACTCATCATCCAGCAATATGTTGTTTGACTTAACATCACGGTGAACAATTGGAGGAACACAACCATGGTGCAAATAAGAGAGCCCCTCAGCTGCATCTAAAGCTATCTTGAACCTCAACGGCCAATCCAACAATTTGGCCTTGCAACTGTGCAGCAAATCACCCAAACTTCCATTTGGCATGTACTCATATACCAAGAGCTTGCTATCCCCAGTATCACAACAGCACCACAATTTCACAATATTCTTGTGCCTAATTTTACCCAGAGTTTCAACTTCAATTTCAAACTCGTCTTTATCAGACTCAAGAGCACCATACGGGGTTTCATCTTTAACTGTTCTCTCCCATAGCTTCTTGACAGCTACTGCCTCACCATTGCTTAAGACAGCTTTGTACACTCTTCCTGAAGCTCCATTGCCAATTACATTAGCTTCATCTAGGCCAACGGGTATTTCAAATTCACTAAATCCAAGCTTATGGAATGATGTCCACTTTGTCATAGTGTTTCCTTTCTTAATCTTCTTGAATTTCTGGTACTTCCAAATGAACATAGCAATCCCGACAAGGAAAACGAAGCCAGCAACTGTGTAGATAGCTCTCAAAGTCCATAAGTATCCTTCATGCTGTCCTCTACCTTTGGTAGCACAAAGACCAGCAAAACCTTGACACAAACCTGGATTACCTCGAAAGCTGTTTCTATAAACACCCTTATCAAAAACTGCAGGAATCATCCCTGAGAGCTGATTGTTAGACAAATTTAGCTTATTAAGCTTCAAGCTTTGCAGACTAAGTGGGATTTCCCCTGAGAAGTAATTCCCAGAAAGATCAAGATAATTAAGCACTGGCAAAGTCCCAATTTCCTCCGGAATTTCCCCAGAAAATCCATTGTTTGCCAAGTCAAGCTCACTGAGTTGCTTCATTGTGTGAATTTCTAAGGGGATTTTCCCTGATAGCTCATTGAAACTAAGATCAAGGGTTCCTAACTGCCCTAGCTGCACTAATGTGTCTGGAAGTTCTCCCGTTAGCTCATTATGACTCGCGGAAAACTCAACTAAGTTCTTCAACTTTCCTACTTCACTAGGTATAACCCCTGAGAATTTGTTTCTTGATATTTGGAGGTTAGATAAATTTTTGGCACCAGAAATCATGTGTGATATATTTCCTGAAAATGCATTGCCAAAAAGGTCTAAGAGATAAACATGAGGCAAACTCCAAAAGTCAGTTGGGACTTCCCCGAATAGCTTATTAGACCGGAACCTGATCCTAAGTAAACTCCGGCAGTTTCCAAGACTGGCCGGAATATTCCCAGAGAACGAATTATATATTACTATAAGATCCTCTAAAGCTCCCATCTCACACAAACTTTCAGGAATTTTACCAGAAAATGTATTGTATGAAACATCAAGATACTGTAAAGCCGAGTTCTTCCCCAGTTCACTAGGCAATGAACCAGAAAATCTGTTAGAGAATAACTTAAGCTCATACAGATTCGGAGAGTTAGCTATACTTTCTGGTATAAGCCCCTCAAACTGATTCTcaaatagattgagtgactcAAGTGGCAACTCACACAACTCATTAGGAATAGTCCCATTTAACTTGTTAGTCGATACATCGAATCTTCTCAACCTGGTCAAGTTAGACCATCCCGAAGGCAATTTTCCGGTAAGAGAATTATTGTAGAGCTCAATTTGAACAATACTATTAAGCTGGAAAATTGCACTTGGTATTGACCCAACTAGTCCATTATTGGACACATCTAAATTAGTCAATCGACTCAATTTCTCAATACTTTTTGGGATTGAACCAACAAGATTACACATGCTTAGCCATAATGTCTCAAGATTCGTTAAGTTACCGAGTTCAGGAGGAAACTGACTCGGTGCAAAAGGGTTGTAAGCAAGTTCAAGTGTCTTGAGACTCGTTACATTACCTAATGCAGCTGGAACTTCACCAGTTAGAATGTTCTCAGTCAGAATAAGAGTCTCTAGTTGCCTGAATCTTCCGAAACTTGCCGGAATATTCCCTGAAAAATAGCATCCACTAAGATCAAGGTACCTGCAATAAAAAGatcataacatataataaaaaaacaagaataacaaaatctgcaacaaaaatcataatattcattttgtttcatttgcattttttattcaaatactCGATACTAGTAAGTCTGAGTTTCCACTAAGCAAATCCAGGCGGATGATGTGTATCTAGCTGAATCATTGCTTACATCCTCTACTATGAGATGTTTTGTGCACTGGACTATACTTTTCCATACATACCCATGTTATATACGCTAACTATAGTtgctattttttgaaaatttgaagaaaaaaaaaacaggggAAATGTAAAATTGAGCTTCAAACTGAGTTACCTGAGGTAAGGAAGATCGGAAATAGTGTCGGGGATAGTTCCACCGATGAGATTCTGGGAAAGGTCAAGGTACGTGAGGCTACCGCATTCAGAAATAGAAACCGGAAGAGTAGAATTAATAAGATTATTCGAAAGTGAGAGTGATGAAAGTGAAGTGAGATGGCAGAGGAAACCCGGAAAGGGTCCGGCAAGAGATGCACCGGAGAGATTAACAGCGATAACGGAGGGAGAATCTCCGGCGTCATTACAGGTAACACCTGTCCAGTTACATGGGGTAGGATCATTTTCATACCAAGTAGAAAATACCCCTTGATCGGAGCTAGACAACGAGTGTTTCAGTCTTTGTAGATACAACCCATCTTGATTTAAAGCAAAAATCAAAGGGAATGCACTCAGAAAGAAGAGTAAGAGTTTCATTTGCATGGTTTTTCATGTacgagaagaagaagatgaagagattTTTCGGTAACAATGGTGAAAATGGGTGTTTGTTGAGCTTGTTAAAATAGTGTAAGCTTTGAAGGATGAAAAATGGcgagaaaaaaaatggagtgTTATGTGGGACGATGAGGGTCGGTTTAATGTGGACAGATAGTCCAACTTGTCTATTTGTGATGTGATATCATATTCATTATTTGACTGAGATAAGTGTTTTTCCGCTATTATTGCGTAACGGtctaactttaaaataaatatttttgatcatcatatatcaaaataaataattctatCTTTTAATTGAGATTGTGTCTAGGAGAATCTCTTTTAATATATGATGTTCAAAAAGTATTCGTTTTGAGTTAGACTCATGTAACAGCTATAGAGGGATCTAAAGTTATACGTAGGATTATTTTTACATTCGTTAACCTTGAAAAGAATTATGTATCTATTTTGAGAAACggacaaaaattaatatattaactaATAGTGTACTCAAGAGGAGTATAAAAATGTCTTTGTATTGTAGCTATAAGTTCGAGAAACCACTCGACTAAGATTTGAATTCAGCTAGAGttctatttctttatttttgttggtGCTCCTAGTTGTGCTTAGTATCCATAACCATAAGCTTTTGTCCTATAAGTAACTAAACCTTTGTGCTTAGTACTCATATAAAGAGGCGGAGTGAAATAGAGAAAAAGTGATTCATCTAaacttcttttttcaaaaaattaagatatCTGCATACATGTAGAATCTCTTCAACTTTTTAATAggtatattttgaattttattaataaaaatattgacttCAATACTATTATATggtcaaacaaaattaaattaaattctaGTGGGAGATATATTAGATCGTAATGactattatttgaaaattacagaAGTTATTAGGCATATAGTTGGTTAGGACTTATGagcattttctttttaattaaagaaagggacttataataaatatttgtgtttgctaaataagcaaaaaaaaaaaaaagttataatttgatcaaataaaCTTTATCAATTTATACCCCAATACCCTCTTGCCTCTTACAAATGATATTGACTCAACCATAACAATATTTAGAAAAAAGCAAAATTCCTTTATTTCGCAAATGGAATTAGATGACATAAGATTCAGTTTCTTTTGGCTATGGGAATAGGAAGAAATGGAACCATTGTTtctgttgaatgccttgaattggacccattacaacagaaaggacggggtctacaatgttgttgtattgggcccttaattatctgtcaattctgtatgttgggcccaagcctgttagggcgtagcttagcactatatatagacgttatggcaaaccctattctgtaattctgtttttgtctctccataataaaactgctccctctcttccccgtggacgtagccaatttattggtgaaccacgtaaatctgttgtcttgtttttcgcgtttatattttctcgtattatctcgaattccgcataacaattTCCTCCAATGTCAAATGAGACATCTCGCTTTTATATAAgaatcaagtaaaataaaataaacatcgtaaaaataatattgttaataACTTAAAGAGTGTCGTTTAATTAGGAACAAATTATCTCGACAGATATAAGAGCATTAAAATGAGCATGTAAGTGTAGTCAAattcaaaggaaaataaagCATAGTATTGTTAGAAGAAATTTGGTGTATATGTGGGGACTCTTTGAACAACAAAAAAGTGaactttgaaatttcaaaaggaGAACAGTCTTCCACAAAGACTCATTAGTTTACTTATGTTTTCCACATTTGTAGTAAATTTACcaataataattaaacaatatatCTACTTCATTTATTTGTTTCAAAAGCAAGCAATTTTAACACAAACTCCCAGAAATATTTGGTAAACACTCGGAGTTTTAGaatttttctttgtcttttaaCTTGTCTCATCTGATAAATATAAgtaaacatttaaatttatattagactgaacacatatatttatatagtgagTTCTTTAACGACCTATCGTTAATCTTCCATGTTCATATTACCCAAAAGTCTAATAAATTTGGTAGAGAACCTgctaattaataatttgaattttgacgccaaaaaaagaaaagttaaaattgaaaatcaaagtAATGAAAGACTAAAACCAAACAAAATTAACAATTTGTGTTGTCACACATGGTCCAGTTTGATAATCCAATTGTTTGGGGATCAGTATATGGACcatatattaatatgaaaaaaaaagtttatgacTCTCTATCAAAACAAAgctgctatatatatatatatgtactgaccattttatattaatttataagcGTGCAAATATATATAGGCCAAGATTCCAAGATAGTGAATTTGTGACTCACTCTGCAGTGGAACAAAGAATATTTAGAACTATAGGTTAGCTCGAattcttcaaatatattaatgGGTGAATATCGTATAAAgatgatattatatttttaaaaagtttgagCAATAAAATTACGGACAACATAACACTATTTGTGTCGATCGAGAAGTCAGTCCATGACATTTCCTAACTATACTGCTAGACTATAGATACATGCGTCTATGCACGGAGctaattaatgtatatgtatgacATATTCTGTGTCTATTATTAAACTTATGGATTCAACAGAACTCAGTAGCTTTAGTTCAAACCTtctatttgaaattaaaattatttataaatgatTATTCATAATCTAATGCGCCATAAAAGTTATAGTTCCAAAATCCATAAACTTATAAATAGTCGATTGTGCCTTggtaaatgaaaaaaagaaatggtgGAGACAATAAATTCTAACATAATTGTAAAATCTTTATCTTCAATTATCTATAAATTCTTTTCTTTGTACAAATACTCATAGGCAAAAAGATTATCATAAATTATCTAAATTTCGATgcttatttctttttcaaaaaactcttttttaaaaagtaaaaatcatcCCTCTATTATTGATAGACAAAGTACACTCCCTCTATAACTGTGTATTTTTATACTAAGATAATATTAGGGTATAAATTATGTATACACAAGTTACCCAAAAAAGATACTCTTAAGTCCTATCCCATCTTGCGTGACATAGTTTGGATTTTAATAGTTAAACAACTTAGTTTTGTCCGTGAATTTGGCAATGGAGTTTTTCgaaataaaagtataaagtatcataagataaaataattgataattcaaaacataaaaaaatgacattaaaaaaaaattattttaaaatctcaaactttaaaaaatatcaaataaattgaaacagacCACGCATCAAATCATAGTGCAACCATCATTGACGCTCCTTTTTTGACAAAACATACTATAATATAGTCAATTCTCGATCAAAACACTAATTAAATTTGTACCAAATTCAACACATATATACTGTGGGATTGAGGTTAGGTGCTCACTTTACATATATAGACAGctgaaatatttgatttttgtgGCTGtttaaacttatattattttaaagttcaaCTCTATGCCCTCATGCCAAGATGACTATAGTCAAATTAATATAAACGGAGTCTATAGTTAATTTTTGTTCGtagataatataaattaaacaaaaaaggatCAAATTAATATTACCCAGGACGTATTAAAAGTGACTCATAAATATTCTCGATTATGAAACGACAACTTTAGAGTTGAAGGTAGAGAATATTTAACATCCAAGCAACACTCGTTTGTTGCGATATGAAACTTTTACTTAAAAAGTGGCCATGAAAAAAGAAGTAGAGGAGGAGCAGGCAGTGTCTTATCTTAAGCTTGTCACAGTGGCTAcaagttaaatattttgaaaaaagaatgATATAACTTAAATAGTACCACAAAAACTACGAAAAATTACACGtacaagtaaaatatatattagttaattagttaacatagctatagtttgtattcattaataattcataacctaCTTTTAGCTATAGTTACGCGGctcaacttttaagttttgtaTATCTCGAAATTTGTATAACTTTTGTATAATCTGTATAATTGTTAACACTTTTGATGTTTGTAATTGTATAAATTCGTTATTTCGAGTTTATACAAAAAGAactgaattatacaaatgtacccgtgaattatacaaatatgtaaATCATACGAATCCGTAAATTACAAACGAGACAGCTTAAACTGTAGCTACAACTCGTAAATATGCAAACTTTATCTATAGAgcataattaagtttattatagtAACTATTCTCAAAAGTTCTTCACGAAACTACTATGTAGAGGCAGTGGTGGATCTAGGATTTTCATTAAAGGGGAATCTAGAAAAAAAGAGTAGTGATTTGAACCCCAAAACCACTAAGCTAATATTCAGGATgttcaaaatcaatatataaacgtagtttttttcaaaaaaataccTTAAATATACAATGTAACTTTTTATAGAAAGGGTTCGGATGAACCCCTCGGCATACTCTAGGTCCGCCCCGCGTAGAGATGGCCATGTTGCCAATTTCATCCACTTTCAGGCCCAATAGGTATACAAGCCTAGCTCGGCCCTTTACAATATTGGGTCATATATGGGCTTTGTGTAATTCATACGTATTTCATTAGTCTGGGGAAAAAACACTTCTctagacaagaaaaagaaagggaGTTACTTGATCAAATAACGAATTCAATTAAATCTTTAGAAGTGCACTGGATGAGACTGTTTCTCCTTTAATCAAAAGTCTCGATTTCAAATTCTGAGTATAAAAAAATCCTTAGTAGAAAGTGTTGTCCAACGCTAATTCAGATTAGTCGGACCACACTATAAAATATTAGAAACTAGATGGAAaccgaagaaaaaatttggatGTTCCAAATGTGATTTTTGGCACAAACAATAAACTCAAAGTACTACTTATTAAATGTTTACCAAACATTTGAAATAATTCTTTTAAGTAGTTAATCCCTAATCTATACTACATGTTCAAAACACATATGTataaactctcattttcttaatacttttattttatttattatttagattCTCCTACGGACTACCGTTCACACGTGTTTGcataatattttcaaagagtTTTAATTGATcaattatgtaaaataatattaatatatcagttacttaaaaataattaaaaatgatataatttaatatcCTTGATTTGGTAATTGTTAATAAGTTGCATTTCACCTTAAATtccatttttcattttgttaaaatttcacaaattatTAGAACTCATACATGCCAAAAGTACGATAAGACATATTTTCCTATAAAACAATCTcatgtttgtttttttcatttatctttttgaaaaagacaaaatatctatctgaaaatatttcaatagcataattattataataaatgaatagtccatcaagaaaaataaaatcactacTCTAAATTTAGCTTTTTCAGACTACCAAATCTTTTTAACTTCATAATATTCATTTGTCAACATATTTGTACTATATTTGTTCACCTCCTTTTAGATATGCAAAATAATAAcagttttcataattttcaataaatatttatagcCTTGAataataactcaaaaaaaaaaaaaaggaaatggtCCGAAATATACCTTAATTTTATAATACAGAGttgatacaataaaaaaatatccttCCAAAATcgcaaaattaaagaatatatcaaaaaaatatattctaaaaataaataatatactaTAACTTTTGATAGACTTGACATAAAGCAGGTGGTATGTACAAATtccttctgttttttttttcttttgtttccaTAGTTCTTgaacatattaatttttatgatatagTTGGATTTGTTTTAGTCTcaagttttatataatttcattttgttGAAGAGTCTAATGTTGCTGGTGCCATAATTGACTCATGCTGAaagttacatatatacatatatagttaattaatacGTTTGGTttgagaatttttatttttttaaaaatataagtgtTTCGCAAATTTATAAAACTgcttttaaataaaagaaaacgaAATAATTTTTCTGTTCTTGGCAATAAGCTAaaagaaacttatttttttcaagaCTAGAAGGTCcatatatttaataatcttattaattaattaacatatttcatatgtttAGTAGTTAAgcttcattttataattttattttttattttacgttTACGTACTattattttggttattattttacatatgattttaccaaattagaaaaaaaagagaatgtaATAACGATATTTTTGtaagattagaaaaaaaaaagaataacaattaaagatgtataatattgattgaacattaatatatgcatatttcaatataaaaaaaatattttatttttttaataaatgtttaAACTAGTTattctaaaaattaattttaatattaaaagtacATTAATATTTGTCTTTACTCGTAATTTGActctcaaattaaaaaaaaaaaagaagaaaaagtcaaACACAACtttcttataaaaaatactttaaaaatgaatttagccaaatacaattttttttcaaaattttttccaataagctattttaaaaaaagtaaatatgaaaataagcAATTTTTAGCAACATTGATAAACATACTCAATTAATTAATGGCTaatgcattttctttaaaaaaataaacactcGCTCTGGACAATAGTGAATTTTCTGAAGGattaagatatttaaaattgaaagcGAGTGATTTCATTTTGAGCttgacatatattttttcttgaaaattaaggataaagttatgttataatgtatgAGAAGAGTATATTTGGACGAAAAATATAATGAGAAGAATAGATTTGAATTGAATGTATAATGTGAGATATATATGTTTAAACTATTATGAGT contains these protein-coding regions:
- the LOC107025504 gene encoding receptor-like protein kinase HSL1; the encoded protein is MQMKLLLFFLSAFPLIFALNQDGLYLQRLKHSLSSSDQGVFSTWYENDPTPCNWTGVTCNDAGDSPSVIAVNLSGASLAGPFPGFLCHLTSLSSLSLSNNLINSTLPVSISECGSLTYLDLSQNLIGGTIPDTISDLPYLRYLDLSGCYFSGNIPASFGRFRQLETLILTENILTGEVPAALGNVTSLKTLELAYNPFAPSQFPPELGNLTNLETLWLSMCNLVGSIPKSIEKLSRLTNLDVSNNGLVGSIPSAIFQLNSIVQIELYNNSLTGKLPSGWSNLTRLRRFDVSTNKLNGTIPNELCELPLESLNLFENQFEGLIPESIANSPNLYELKLFSNRFSGSLPSELGKNSALQYLDVSYNTFSGKIPESLCEMGALEDLIVIYNSFSGNIPASLGNCRSLLRIRFRSNKLFGEVPTDFWSLPHVYLLDLFGNAFSGNISHMISGAKNLSNLQISRNKFSGVIPSEVGKLKNLVEFSASHNELTGELPDTLVQLGQLGTLDLSFNELSGKIPLEIHTMKQLSELDLANNGFSGEIPEEIGTLPVLNYLDLSGNYFSGEIPLSLQSLKLNKLNLSNNQLSGMIPAVFDKGVYRNSFRGNPGLCQGFAGLCATKGRGQHEGYLWTLRAIYTVAGFVFLVGIAMFIWKYQKFKKIKKGNTMTKWTSFHKLGFSEFEIPVGLDEANVIGNGASGRVYKAVLSNGEAVAVKKLWERTVKDETPYGALESDKDEFEIEVETLGKIRHKNIVKLWCCCDTGDSKLLVYEYMPNGSLGDLLHSCKAKLLDWPLRFKIALDAAEGLSYLHHGCVPPIVHRDVKSNNILLDDEFGAKISDFGVAKIVKAGSKGGVESMSVIAGSCGYIAPEYAYTLHVNEKSDIYSFGVVILELVTGKRPVSPEFGEKDLATWVHTTLNEKGVDQLLDPNLNSSFKEHICKVLDVGLRCLNHTPANRPSMHRVVKMLQESVPCNVPEIKNKNGKLSPQYFPKSV